CTTGTATACGTCAACCAACATGGAATTTGATCCATAATAAATTTTGTCGTTTCAAAAGAGAAAGCTCGTGGCTTGTCATCACCTGGTTGGATTTCTGTTTTACTGTAATCAATCGTATTACTATTTACACGCGGAGGCGTACCTGTTTTAAATCTAACAAGATCAAAACCAAGTTCCTCTAAATGTTCAGATAAAGTAATAGATGGTTGCTGATTATTTGGACCGCTTGAATATTTTAAATCTCCCATAATAATCTCACCGCGTAAAAATGTTCCAGTTGTAATTACAACTGTTTTCGCTGTGTATTCAGCACCAGCTTGTGTAATTACCCCTTTACATACACCATCTTCAACAATTAAACGCTCTACCAGGCCTTGAAACAACGTTAAGTTTGGTGTTTCTTCAATTGTTTTCTTTAATTCATGTTGGTAAGAGAATTTATCAGCTTGTGCACGAAGCGCACGTACAGCTGGTCCCTTACCCGTATTTAACATACGCATTTGAATATGTGTCTTATCAATATTGCGTCCCATTTCTCCGCCTAATGCATCAATTTCACGAACAACAATCCCTTTTGCTGGTCCACCAACAGAAGGGTTACATGGCATGAATGCTACCATATCTAAGTTAATTGTTAACATTAAGGTGTTTGAGCCCATTCGTGCTGCCGCAAGACCAGCTTCACATCCTGCATGACCTGCACCGATTACTATGACATCGTATGAACCGGCATTGTATCCCATTGTTTATTCCTCCTAATAATCTCTATCTTTCTAAAACGTTGCTTCGCTTTATTATTTTCCTAAACAAAACTGAGAGAATAACTGGTCAATTAGGCTTTCATGGACGGTATCACCAGTAATTTCACCAAGTATTTCCCACGTTCTTGTTAAATCAATTTGTACCATATCGATTGGAACACCATTTTCTATCGCTTCAATTGCATCTCCAATTGTCGTTCCTGCTTGTGTTAATAATCCAATATGTCTCGTGTTAGAAACATATGTCATATCTGCAGAATCAATTGCTCCTTCAAAGAATAAATCAGCTATCGCCTTTTCAAGCTCATCAATTCCCTGCTCCTCAATTAAAGACGTCGTAATAACACGATTTCCTGCAGCTAGCTCTGTAACACGTTCCATATCAATTTCTTGCGATAAATCTGTCTTATTGACAATAATAATGAAGTCTTTTCCTTGTACGGCACGGAATAGTTCTTCATCTTCATTCGTTAAAGCTTCACTATAATTGACTACAACTAACACTAAATCGGCTTGGCTCATCATTTCTTTTGAACGCTCTACACCAATTCGTTCAACAACATCTTCTGTTTCACGAATACCAGCTGTATCTATAAGTTTAAGTGGTACACCACGCACATTAACGTACTCTTCAATAACATCTCTCGTTGTTCCTGCAATATCAGTTACGATTGCCTTTTTCTCTTGAACGAGACTATTTAATAGCGATGATTTTCCAACGTTAGGTCTACCAATAATCGCAGTAGCAATACCTTCACGTAAAATCTTTCCTTGCTTCGATGTCTCTAATATTTTTGCAATTTCAGCACGAACATGTGTAGCTTTCTCAATTAAGATATTATGCGTCATCTCTTCTACATCATCATATTCTGGGTAATCTATATTTACCTCAATATGGGCTAACGTTTCCAATATGTCTTGACGCAGGCGACCAATTAATTTAGATAATCGCCCTTCCATTTGGTTGATTGCCACGTTCATAGCACGATCTGTTTTTGCACGGATTAAATCCATAACAGCTTCCGCTTGTGATAAATCAATACGCCCATTTAAAAAAGCACGTTTCGTAAATTCACCAGGCTCTGCCAAACGTACTCCTTGTGCTAAAATAAGCTGTAATACTTTATTTACCGAAACAAGTCCACCATGACAGTTGATTTCTACTATATTTTCACGCGTAAAAGTCCTAGGTGCACGCATAATCGATACCATAACTTCTTCAATTACTTGATTTGTATCTAAATCGACAATATGACCATAATGAATTGTATGAGAATCAACCTGTGTTAAATCTTTCCCTTTAAAAATACGATCGACTTTCTCAATCGCATCATCCCCACTTACTCGAACAATGGCAATTGCACCTTCCCCAAGAGCTGTGGAAATTGCGGCAATTGTATCGAATTCCATGTCCTTTCACCTCACTTGCTTATTTATCTCTATTTCAACATGATTTTTTTACGTCACTAAATTATTAGGATACCATAACGAACCTATCTGCAAAAGAATAATAACTCATTTTATTATGTCCTCATGTAAAAAACACTAAACTTATTAACAGTGGATAAGTTTAGTGTTTTTTAGTTATCCACATTTGTTTTCGCCTCAAAAAAAACCGGCACTCAATTGAGTCACCGGTCACTTGGAAGATATTACAACATATCGATGTGGTTCTTTTCCTTCAGAAGTTGTAATGATATTTTGATGATTAGATAATGCTTGATGAATAATCTTTCGTTCAAAAGATGGCATAGGTTCCAACATAACTCTTTTTTTCGTACTTACTGCTTGTTTTGCTAATCGATAAGAAAGCAATTCTAACGTAATTTTTCTTTTACTACGATAATTTTCAGCATCTAGTGTGATGCCAATATATTGCTTTGTATTACGATTCGCCACAAGTTTTGTTAAATACTGTAAAGAATTCAAGGCATTTCCTCTTTTACCAATCAAAACACCTACATTTTCACCATAAATTGTAAATTCCACTTCGCGGCCTTTTACAACTTTTCTAATCTCAACTTCCACACCCATATTGCGAATAACATTTTTCAAAT
This genomic interval from Bacillus cereus contains the following:
- the mnmE gene encoding tRNA uridine-5-carboxymethylaminomethyl(34) synthesis GTPase MnmE translates to MEFDTIAAISTALGEGAIAIVRVSGDDAIEKVDRIFKGKDLTQVDSHTIHYGHIVDLDTNQVIEEVMVSIMRAPRTFTRENIVEINCHGGLVSVNKVLQLILAQGVRLAEPGEFTKRAFLNGRIDLSQAEAVMDLIRAKTDRAMNVAINQMEGRLSKLIGRLRQDILETLAHIEVNIDYPEYDDVEEMTHNILIEKATHVRAEIAKILETSKQGKILREGIATAIIGRPNVGKSSLLNSLVQEKKAIVTDIAGTTRDVIEEYVNVRGVPLKLIDTAGIRETEDVVERIGVERSKEMMSQADLVLVVVNYSEALTNEDEELFRAVQGKDFIIIVNKTDLSQEIDMERVTELAAGNRVITTSLIEEQGIDELEKAIADLFFEGAIDSADMTYVSNTRHIGLLTQAGTTIGDAIEAIENGVPIDMVQIDLTRTWEILGEITGDTVHESLIDQLFSQFCLGK
- the jag gene encoding RNA-binding cell elongation regulator Jag/EloR is translated as MSIITAKGQTVELAVQDALRQLNVSKDRVDIKIIDEGKRGFLGLFGNRPAIVEVVVKKDPIQECEEYLKNVIRNMGVEVEIRKVVKGREVEFTIYGENVGVLIGKRGNALNSLQYLTKLVANRNTKQYIGITLDAENYRSKRKITLELLSYRLAKQAVSTKKRVMLEPMPSFERKIIHQALSNHQNIITTSEGKEPHRYVVISSK